A genomic window from Terriglobia bacterium includes:
- a CDS encoding MarR family transcriptional regulator codes for MGARWGINRTVAQVHALLHVSATPLTAEEIAKTLHVARSNVSTSIRELQGWGLVRPVHVLGDRCQHYESIKDVWEMFRIIIDQRKKREIDPTLELLRLCIAELRQGKEADAYTRERLEEIYEFFADVEALYSDVRQFPVATLRSLVKARGTVRKLLSLKLGR; via the coding sequence ATGGGCGCCCGCTGGGGGATCAACCGCACCGTCGCTCAGGTTCACGCCCTTCTCCACGTTTCTGCCACTCCCTTAACTGCCGAGGAGATTGCCAAGACCCTCCATGTGGCCCGCTCCAATGTCAGCACCAGCATCCGCGAACTGCAGGGCTGGGGGCTCGTTCGCCCGGTGCACGTCCTCGGCGACCGCTGCCAGCATTACGAGTCCATCAAGGACGTTTGGGAGATGTTCCGCATCATCATCGACCAGCGCAAGAAGCGGGAGATCGATCCCACCCTGGAGCTCCTCCGCCTGTGCATCGCGGAACTCCGGCAGGGGAAGGAAGCCGATGCTTATACTCGGGAGCGCCTCGAGGAAATCTACGAGTTCTTCGCCGACGTCGAGGCGTTGTACTCCGACGTGCGGCAATTCCCGGTGGCAACGCTGCGCAGCCTGGTCAAGGCGCGCGGCACGGTCCGCAAGTTGCTCTCTTTGAAGCTCGGCCGCTAG
- a CDS encoding NAD(P)H-binding protein: MQDTTVNPAPAPGAPLHVVTGAFGFSGKYIALRLLERGIRVRTLTNHPGGDSPLHSRIEVAPLNFKNMAELAHSLQGAATVYNTYWVRFARGRMNHETAVQNTKVLIRAAAQAGVQRIVHVSITNPSPSSPLPYFRGKAAVEEAIRSSALSYAILRPAVVFGAEDILLNNIAWMLRRFPVFALPGKGDYGLQPIFVEDLAALAVDSGRSRENIVVDAVGPETYSYADLVQLIRGTIGSRSRVVRIPAAGVVLASWLLSRLVNDVVLTKDEVSGLMANLLVSKESPTGSTSLRAWLQTHARTTGRHYASELERHYRS; this comes from the coding sequence ATGCAGGACACCACAGTTAACCCCGCCCCCGCACCCGGCGCGCCGTTGCATGTCGTTACCGGTGCCTTCGGATTTTCCGGCAAATACATTGCCCTGCGCCTGCTGGAGCGGGGCATCCGTGTGCGCACGCTGACCAATCACCCGGGTGGGGACTCTCCCTTGCACAGCAGGATCGAGGTGGCCCCGCTCAATTTCAAAAATATGGCAGAGCTGGCCCACAGCTTGCAGGGCGCGGCGACGGTCTATAACACCTATTGGGTGCGCTTCGCCCGCGGAAGGATGAACCACGAAACTGCCGTCCAAAACACAAAGGTCCTCATCCGCGCTGCGGCACAGGCGGGCGTGCAACGCATCGTGCACGTCAGCATTACCAATCCCTCGCCGTCTTCGCCTTTGCCGTACTTTCGGGGAAAAGCCGCGGTGGAGGAGGCTATCCGCTCTTCCGCGCTGTCCTACGCCATCCTGCGGCCTGCGGTGGTCTTTGGAGCGGAAGACATTCTGCTCAACAATATCGCCTGGATGTTAAGGCGCTTCCCGGTCTTTGCATTGCCTGGCAAGGGCGATTACGGGTTGCAACCCATCTTCGTGGAGGATCTGGCCGCGCTTGCCGTCGACAGTGGCCGCAGCCGTGAGAATATCGTGGTGGACGCGGTGGGCCCGGAGACCTACTCCTACGCTGATCTCGTGCAGCTCATTCGCGGCACGATCGGCAGTCGCAGCCGCGTCGTGCGCATCCCTGCAGCCGGGGTTGTCCTCGCTTCCTGGCTGCTCAGCCGCCTGGTCAACGATGTCGTTTTGACGAAAGATGAAGTCAGCGGCCTTATGGCCAATCTGCTCGTCTCCAAGGAGTCGCCAACGGGCAGCACAAGTCTTCGCGCGTGGTTGCAGACACATGCCCGCACAACCGG